One window of Bactrocera dorsalis isolate Fly_Bdor unplaced genomic scaffold, ASM2337382v1 BdCtg047, whole genome shotgun sequence genomic DNA carries:
- the LOC105222753 gene encoding uncharacterized protein LOC105222753: MVYCSVPGCEKFNKSQNKRFAFSFPKKKELVQKWLEAIPSLARPVKSSWRVCQCHFKPEDIVKSFCHTIGGEVFLIDRERPRLKPNVVPTRNLQFNKFMENSEQETKSINNHKSLVLKQSKDTDTLNKRSIAQFNLADNQDAVPEEICEKACVRSVEIIKVHHESKIPTAVADILHRTPEFLEEDAEQFESQSFEDLSNECNQNLDRDDGIIMLQDKENSESSLTDNKTENFVNSSNPITEVDYFDNLFDSVFEVVLPTTLWGVHRSPNQKRIMFVCIDEEQLNIQKILIMDDSGDLKMYLVSRLIREEHWPVDILTPERISDMLAELESMQICLGANLSETCEVLLTDVNSDEQITQRLCKKCC; the protein is encoded by the exons atggtttatTGTTCAGTACCGGGttgtgaaaaattcaacaaaagccAAAATAAACGATTTGCATTTAGCTTTCCCAAAAAAAAGGAATTGGTGCAAAAATGGCTTGAGGCGATACCCAGTTTAGCGCGTCCTGTTAAAAGCTCTTGGCGAGTATGCCAATGCCATTTTAAACCAGAGGATATTGTAAAGTCTTTCTGCCACACCATTGGTGGAGAAGTGTTTTTAATTGACAGAGAGAGACCAAGGCTGAAACCAAATGTGGTGCCAACAAGAAACCTCCAATTCAACAAATTT aTGGAAAACAGCGAGCAAGAAaccaaatcaataaataatcataaatcACTTGTATTAAAGCAATCTAAAGATACTGACACCTTAAATAAAAGATCCATTGCACAATTCAACTTAGCAGATAACCAAGATGCCGTACCTGAAGAGATTTGTGAAAAGGCATGTGTGCGCAGTgttgaaattataaaagttCATCATGAATCCAAGATTCCTACAGCCGTTGCAGATATTTTGCACAGAACCCCTGAATTTCTAGAAGAGGACGCTGAGCAATTTGAGTCGCAAAGTTTTGAAGACTTATCTAATGAGTGTAACCAAAATCTGGATAGAGATGATGGAATTATTATGCTACAAGATAAAGAAAATAGCGAAAGCAGTTTAACTGACAACAAAACCGAAAACTTTGTCAACTCTTCTAATCCAATAACAGAAGTGGATTACTTTGACAACCTCTTTGATAGTGTTTTTGAGGTAGTTTTGCCTACAACGCTGTGGGGAGTTCATCGCTCTCCAAACCAAAAAAGGATAATGTTCGTATGTATAGATGAAGAACAATTaaatatacagaaaatattGATCATGGATGATTCAGGCGACCTAAAAATGTATTTAGTGAGCAGGTTGATCCGCGAAGAGCATTGGCCAGTTGATATTTTAACCCCAGAGCGTATATCTGATATGCTTGCAGAGTTGGAGTCAATGCAAATATGTCTCGGAGCAAACTTGTCTGAAACTTGTGAAGTTCTGCTTACAGATGTTAATAGCGATGAGCAAATAACACAAAGATTATGCAAAAAGTGCTGTTAA
- the LOC105222752 gene encoding uncharacterized protein LOC105222752 isoform X1, whose protein sequence is MDGEQKYKLITCVDPTKINVPIRDRFAKLTLSNKKKQQDTLETCEERIPGDVEPIKRVSRNLLEIIDDLAPGSSKTLAVHKSVTSASTLSNLTEFSIMDGKSENLDTESGYLHGNIGAASTISDIPHYVNPLLLSDSNGSKANEHNYLNNDISMQNTDDMQPLQVSDYNHTTAEYLQEYDISTLTNDVSKMAVSAEQLKDIENDGTIKETTLLVSTESQRMSCDLEQHKLQICNRNTRDKNQVPENAEMSKSGCISLLSTDDSCSAITISDSTVSEYTDFNFVTSDIPESGHSADAFIPNTLSNEKADRMEAFLRDVSQQRRELEANHKIMEDNFNSLRYVTAVTPEKNIEINNAYQIHGDLAYAATESMTSIASDLLDRDECNKISKTIVQTDSFLKNDTLSMSKIKTEEFSIGEMHSESERTAGGDPRRIALEETELNSPMLKEEENNSIVCSEKSSISHVSNVPEDSVIISETSSDGMNIPSVNTSNSSSECSRTAEQNQSSPPQISIGNINISAKINIKISISQLESLEDESVNNDSNSEKECNRVNENSKNVTTTALASKDQVFDTPCNEQKQHKSSTNPSDSIANSNNNEENSDEDEPDVNFLTQAERLLNQVYGKAWKTPEVIRTLKRTSRTPKKRDSTQSPQSSSKQSSFKETKSESHNLINTTGRSKMNQSVVESALDDFSIFRRDIVQTNLDSTRYMTPNLHKDQVTSAQDNNFNSEPRFNRQRKEHQVQDFKLPRTEVKRKCPTTKRQQNIVAAAERWRQLVDVDSGTSGDNASDDETLDKTPTHDDSPNGNRKNKSDEWSPPSDQSDDSDYEISQPKKGPKGNATKKQSKKSTKTKDAGDSTISRRVKAKKKDDIIYLDLSKDEVTIQEGETNSPLANNDANFNTHLENILRTCKATDRAKIPATPTTGGKSKRKLFTANFGEEDVDLTIGEDGVQPRTPVRRVPTTDEEKLSHDMERVNIRDGLENFEIFNKHLEAIKRGNPVFNITPQKSTDSPNQTKPSKILRERNKTSEQMFPTLKNKYGFLKSLDVCVAKSLCDPKALCYRENYRTKKEELANMLYELYNEKLFQNKLDVPLQWNKKLCNTAGRCLNKKKMGTRTSVIELSEKVLTSADRLRCTLIHELCHAATWIFNGEGGHGSTWKQWYLYSFLFTITTSAKLKKINGYEFQFKALRANEVFPEIPKIGVCHQYDIEYKYTYKCTLCGAKSHAHSKSKKVENIRCSFCHGAIEIFLNKKDKDGNILPTPVREPTGFAKFVKDNYKLYKRPDLKHADVMKKLSTEFASLKIPE, encoded by the exons ATGGACGGGgaacaaaaatataaactaataacCTGCGTTGATCCCACTAAAATCAATGTACCTATAAGAGATA GATTTGCAAAGCTTACActgtcaaataaaaagaaacaacaggACACATTAGAAACGTGTGAAGAACGCATTCCAGGTGATGTGGAGCCAATAAAACGCGTTAGTCGCAATCTTTTAGAAATCATAGATGATCTAGCTCCAGGCAGTTCCAAAACTCTCGCAGTACATAAAAGTGTTACTTCTGCATCCACTTTGTCCAATTTAACAGAATTTTCTATAATGGATGGAAAGAGTGAAAATCTTGACACTGAGAGTGGTTACTTACATGGAAATATTGGAGCAGCTTCCACAATTTCTGACATTCCTCACTATGTTAATCCTCTGTTGCTTAGTGATAGCAATGGAAGTAAAGCAAATgaacataattatttaaataatgacaTATCAATGCAGAATACCGATGATATGCAGCCTTTACAAGTGAGTGACTATAATCACACGACTGCAGAATATTTACAGGAATATGATATATCAACACTAACAAACGACGTTTCAAAAATGGCTGTGAGTGCGGAGCAgttaaaagatattgaaaatgaTGGAACAATTAAAGAAACTACATTATTGGTTTCTACAGAGAGTCAACGAATGAGTTGTGACTTGGAACAACATAAACTGCAGATATGCAACAGAAATACCCGAGATAAAAACCAAGTTCCTGAAAATGCTGAAATGTCCAAATCTGGTTGTATATCATTGTTATCAACAGACGATAGTTGCAGTGCCATAACAATAAGTGATAGCACTGTTTCTGAATATACGGACTTCAACTTTGTGACATCTGATATACCTGAGAGTGGTCATTCTGCTGATGCCTTCATCCCAAATACATTaagtaacgaaaaagcagatcgGATGGAGGCATTTTTACGAGATGTTTCGCAGCAGCGCAGAGAATTGGAAGCAAATCACAAAATTATGGAAGATAATTTTAACTCTTTAAGATATGTTACTGCAGTTACTCctgaaaagaatattgaaataaataatgccTACCAAATTCATGGTGATTTGGCGTATGCGGCCACAGAATCCATGACTTCCATTGCAAGTGACCTGCTAGATAGAGACGAGTgtaacaaaatttcgaaaacaattgTTCAGACAgactcatttttgaaaaatgatacTTTATCaatgagcaaaataaaaacagaagaaTTTTCAATTGGTGAAATGCATAGTGAAAGCGAAAGAACTGCTGGAGGAGACCCCCGACGTATAGCTCTTGAAGAAACTGAATTGAACTCGCCTATGTTAAAGGAGGAAGAAAACAATTCAATAGTATGTAGTGAAAAAAGTTCCATTTCGCATGTTAGTAACGTGCCCGAAGATTCAGTTATTATATCTGAGACGTCCAGCGATGGTATGAATATTCCTTCAGTCAACACTAGCAATAGTAGCAGTGAATGTAGTCGAACTG cgGAGCAGAACCAATCATCACCACCGCAAATAAGTATcggtaatataaatatttctgccaagattaatataaaaatttcaatttcacaatTGGAAAGTCTGGAAGATGAAAGTGTCAATAACGATAGCAATAGTGAAAAAGAATGTAATAGAGTtaatgaaaatagtaaaaatgttaCAACAACCGCATTGGCATCTAAAGATCAAGTTTTTGACACACCGTGCAATGAGCAAAAGCAACATAAAAGTAGCACAAACCCATCCGACTCCATTgcaaatagtaataataacGAAGAAAATTCTGATGAAGATGAACCAGATGTGAATTTTCTAACTCAGGCTGAAAGACTTCTCAACCAAGTATACGGGAAAGCATGGAAAACACCGGAAGTAATACGCACTCTGAAACGTACCAGCCGCACTCCGAAAAAAAGGGACTCTACACAATCACCACAATCATCTAGTAAACAGTCTTCATTTAAGGAAACAAAATCAGAATCGCATAATTTGATCAACACTACTGGCAGAAGCAAGATGAATCAAAGTGTGGTAGAAAGCGCCCTCgatgatttttcaattt ttCGTCGCGATATTGTTCAAACAAATTTGGATTCTACTCGTTATATGACCCCTAATTTACATAAGGATCAAGTTACATCCGCTCAAGATAATAACTTTAACAGCGAACCGCGTTTTAATAGGCAGCGAAAAGAACATCAGGTGCAAGACTTTAAATTACCAAGAACCGAAGTAAAAAGAAAGTGTCCAACGACAAAACGACAACAGAATATTGTGGCAGCAGCTGAACGTTGGCGTCAATTGGTTGATGTAGATAGCGGTACATCTGGGGACAATGCTTCTGATGACGAAACATTAGATAAGACGCCAACACACGATGATTCACCTAATGGCAATAGGAAGAATAAATCTGATGAATGGAGCCCACCGTCTGATCAAAGCGATGACAGTGACTATGAAATCTCACAACCCAAAAAAGGCCCCAAAGGAAACGCtacaaaaaaacaaagtaaGAAGTCAACTAAAACTAAAGATGCGGGTGATTCTACAATATCTCGTCGTGTGAAAGCGAAGAAAAAAGATGATATAATTTACTTAGATTTATCTAAAGATGAAGTAACCATACAAGAAGGTGAAACAAATTCTCCATTGGCAAATAATG ATGCGAATTTTAATACccatttggaaaatattttacggACTTGCAAAGCGACCGACAGGGCAAAAATACCAGCTACCCCAACCACTGGTGGAAAATCAAAACGAAAGTTATTCACTGCAAATTTTGGAGAAGAAGATGTAGACTTAACCATTGGCGAGGACGGGGTACAACCGCGAACTCCTGTTAGACGTGTTCCAACAACTGATGAGGAAAAACTTTCACACGATATGGAACGAGTAAATATAAGAGATGGTCTagaaaactttgaaatatttaataaacatttggAAGCAATAAAACGCGGAAATCCTGTTTTCAATATAACTCCACAAAAGTCAACtg aCTCTCCTAATCAAACGAAACCTTCAAAAATATTGAGGGAGAGAAATAAGACTTCAGAACAAATGTTCCCtacacttaaaaataaatacggcTTCCTTAAATCCCTTGatg TATGTGTGGCCAAATCTCTTTGTGATCCAAAAGCGCTATGTTACCGCGAGAATTATCGTACAAAGAAGGAAGAACTGGCAAATATGCTCTACGAACTCTACAAtgagaaattatttcaaaacaaattagaTGTGCCACTTCAATGGAACAAGAAACTGTGCAATACAGCTGGAAGGTGTTTAAATAAGAAGAA AATGGGCACTCGAACAAGTGTTATAGAGTTGAGTGAAAAGGTTCTAACAAGTGCTGATCGTTTGCGTTGTACATTAATACATGAGTTGTGTCATGCTGCTACTTGGATATTTAATGGGGAAGGTGGTCATGGCAGTACTTGGAAGCAATggtatttatatagttttttatttactattactACGTCggctaaactaaaaaaaatcaacgGATATGAATTccaatttaa GGCGTTGAGAGCTAACGAGGTTTTTCCAGAAATTCCGAAGATCGGTGTGTGCCATCAGTATGATATCGAATATAAATACACTTACAAATGCACCTTATGCGGCGcaaa ATCGCACGCTCACTCAAAATCGAAGAAAGTAGAAAATATAAGATGTTCTTTTTGTCATGGTGCCAttgagatatttttaaataaaaaggataaagatGGCAATATTTTGCCCACACCAGTTCGCGAGCCAACGGGTTTTGCAAAGTTTGTCAAGGACAATTATAAACTATATAAACGCCCCGATCTCAAACATGCTGATGTTATGAAGAAATTAAGTACTGAATTCGCCTCTTTAAAAATACCAGAGTAA
- the LOC105222752 gene encoding uncharacterized protein LOC105222752 isoform X2 — protein sequence MDGEQKYKLITCVDPTKINVPIRDRFAKLTLSNKKKQQDTLETCEERIPGDVEPIKRVSRNLLEIIDDLAPGSSKTLAVHKSVTSASTLSNLTEFSIMDGKSENLDTESGYLHGNIGAASTISDIPHYVNPLLLSDSNGSKANEHNYLNNDISMQNTDDMQPLQVSDYNHTTAEYLQEYDISTLTNDVSKMAVSAEQLKDIENDGTIKETTLLVSTESQRMSCDLEQHKLQICNRNTRDKNQVPENAEMSKSGCISLLSTDDSCSAITISDSTVSEYTDFNFVTSDIPESGHSADAFIPNTLSNEKADRMEAFLRDVSQQRRELEANHKIMEDNFNSLRYVTAVTPEKNIEINNAYQIHGDLAYAATESMTSIASDLLDRDECNKISKTIVQTDSFLKNDTLSMSKIKTEEFSIGEMHSESERTAGGDPRRIALEETELNSPMLKEEENNSIVCSEKSSISHVSNVPEDSVIISETSSDGMNIPSVNTSNSSSECSRTAEQNQSSPPQISIGNINISAKINIKISISQLESLEDESVNNDSNSEKECNRVNENSKNVTTTALASKDQVFDTPCNEQKQHKSSTNPSDSIANSNNNEENSDEDEPDVNFLTQAERLLNQVYGKAWKTPEVIRTLKRTSRTPKKRDSTQSPQSSSKQSSFKETKSESHNLINTTGRSKMNQSVVESALDDFSIFRRDIVQTNLDSTRYMTPNLHKDQVTSAQDNNFNSEPRFNRQRKEHQVQDFKLPRTEVKRKCPTTKRQQNIVAAAERWRQLVDVDSGTSGDNASDDETLDKTPTHDDSPNGNRKNKSDEWSPPSDQSDDSDYEISQPKKGPKGNATKKQSKKSTKTKDAGDSTISRRVKAKKKDDIIYLDLSKDEVTIQEGETNSPLANNDANFNTHLENILRTCKATDRAKIPATPTTGGKSKRKLFTANFGEEDVDLTIGEDGVQPRTPVRRVPTTDEEKLSHDMERVNIRDGLENFEIFNKHLEAIKRGNPVFNITPQKSTDSPNQTKPSKILRERNKTSEQMFPTLKNKYGFLKSLDVCVAKSLCDPKALCYRENYRTKKEELANMLYELYNEKLFQNKLDVPLQWNKKLCNTAGRCLNKKKMGTRTSVIELSEKVLTSADRLRCTLIHELCHAATWIFNGEGGHGSTWKQWALRANEVFPEIPKIGVCHQYDIEYKYTYKCTLCGAKSHAHSKSKKVENIRCSFCHGAIEIFLNKKDKDGNILPTPVREPTGFAKFVKDNYKLYKRPDLKHADVMKKLSTEFASLKIPE from the exons ATGGACGGGgaacaaaaatataaactaataacCTGCGTTGATCCCACTAAAATCAATGTACCTATAAGAGATA GATTTGCAAAGCTTACActgtcaaataaaaagaaacaacaggACACATTAGAAACGTGTGAAGAACGCATTCCAGGTGATGTGGAGCCAATAAAACGCGTTAGTCGCAATCTTTTAGAAATCATAGATGATCTAGCTCCAGGCAGTTCCAAAACTCTCGCAGTACATAAAAGTGTTACTTCTGCATCCACTTTGTCCAATTTAACAGAATTTTCTATAATGGATGGAAAGAGTGAAAATCTTGACACTGAGAGTGGTTACTTACATGGAAATATTGGAGCAGCTTCCACAATTTCTGACATTCCTCACTATGTTAATCCTCTGTTGCTTAGTGATAGCAATGGAAGTAAAGCAAATgaacataattatttaaataatgacaTATCAATGCAGAATACCGATGATATGCAGCCTTTACAAGTGAGTGACTATAATCACACGACTGCAGAATATTTACAGGAATATGATATATCAACACTAACAAACGACGTTTCAAAAATGGCTGTGAGTGCGGAGCAgttaaaagatattgaaaatgaTGGAACAATTAAAGAAACTACATTATTGGTTTCTACAGAGAGTCAACGAATGAGTTGTGACTTGGAACAACATAAACTGCAGATATGCAACAGAAATACCCGAGATAAAAACCAAGTTCCTGAAAATGCTGAAATGTCCAAATCTGGTTGTATATCATTGTTATCAACAGACGATAGTTGCAGTGCCATAACAATAAGTGATAGCACTGTTTCTGAATATACGGACTTCAACTTTGTGACATCTGATATACCTGAGAGTGGTCATTCTGCTGATGCCTTCATCCCAAATACATTaagtaacgaaaaagcagatcgGATGGAGGCATTTTTACGAGATGTTTCGCAGCAGCGCAGAGAATTGGAAGCAAATCACAAAATTATGGAAGATAATTTTAACTCTTTAAGATATGTTACTGCAGTTACTCctgaaaagaatattgaaataaataatgccTACCAAATTCATGGTGATTTGGCGTATGCGGCCACAGAATCCATGACTTCCATTGCAAGTGACCTGCTAGATAGAGACGAGTgtaacaaaatttcgaaaacaattgTTCAGACAgactcatttttgaaaaatgatacTTTATCaatgagcaaaataaaaacagaagaaTTTTCAATTGGTGAAATGCATAGTGAAAGCGAAAGAACTGCTGGAGGAGACCCCCGACGTATAGCTCTTGAAGAAACTGAATTGAACTCGCCTATGTTAAAGGAGGAAGAAAACAATTCAATAGTATGTAGTGAAAAAAGTTCCATTTCGCATGTTAGTAACGTGCCCGAAGATTCAGTTATTATATCTGAGACGTCCAGCGATGGTATGAATATTCCTTCAGTCAACACTAGCAATAGTAGCAGTGAATGTAGTCGAACTG cgGAGCAGAACCAATCATCACCACCGCAAATAAGTATcggtaatataaatatttctgccaagattaatataaaaatttcaatttcacaatTGGAAAGTCTGGAAGATGAAAGTGTCAATAACGATAGCAATAGTGAAAAAGAATGTAATAGAGTtaatgaaaatagtaaaaatgttaCAACAACCGCATTGGCATCTAAAGATCAAGTTTTTGACACACCGTGCAATGAGCAAAAGCAACATAAAAGTAGCACAAACCCATCCGACTCCATTgcaaatagtaataataacGAAGAAAATTCTGATGAAGATGAACCAGATGTGAATTTTCTAACTCAGGCTGAAAGACTTCTCAACCAAGTATACGGGAAAGCATGGAAAACACCGGAAGTAATACGCACTCTGAAACGTACCAGCCGCACTCCGAAAAAAAGGGACTCTACACAATCACCACAATCATCTAGTAAACAGTCTTCATTTAAGGAAACAAAATCAGAATCGCATAATTTGATCAACACTACTGGCAGAAGCAAGATGAATCAAAGTGTGGTAGAAAGCGCCCTCgatgatttttcaattt ttCGTCGCGATATTGTTCAAACAAATTTGGATTCTACTCGTTATATGACCCCTAATTTACATAAGGATCAAGTTACATCCGCTCAAGATAATAACTTTAACAGCGAACCGCGTTTTAATAGGCAGCGAAAAGAACATCAGGTGCAAGACTTTAAATTACCAAGAACCGAAGTAAAAAGAAAGTGTCCAACGACAAAACGACAACAGAATATTGTGGCAGCAGCTGAACGTTGGCGTCAATTGGTTGATGTAGATAGCGGTACATCTGGGGACAATGCTTCTGATGACGAAACATTAGATAAGACGCCAACACACGATGATTCACCTAATGGCAATAGGAAGAATAAATCTGATGAATGGAGCCCACCGTCTGATCAAAGCGATGACAGTGACTATGAAATCTCACAACCCAAAAAAGGCCCCAAAGGAAACGCtacaaaaaaacaaagtaaGAAGTCAACTAAAACTAAAGATGCGGGTGATTCTACAATATCTCGTCGTGTGAAAGCGAAGAAAAAAGATGATATAATTTACTTAGATTTATCTAAAGATGAAGTAACCATACAAGAAGGTGAAACAAATTCTCCATTGGCAAATAATG ATGCGAATTTTAATACccatttggaaaatattttacggACTTGCAAAGCGACCGACAGGGCAAAAATACCAGCTACCCCAACCACTGGTGGAAAATCAAAACGAAAGTTATTCACTGCAAATTTTGGAGAAGAAGATGTAGACTTAACCATTGGCGAGGACGGGGTACAACCGCGAACTCCTGTTAGACGTGTTCCAACAACTGATGAGGAAAAACTTTCACACGATATGGAACGAGTAAATATAAGAGATGGTCTagaaaactttgaaatatttaataaacatttggAAGCAATAAAACGCGGAAATCCTGTTTTCAATATAACTCCACAAAAGTCAACtg aCTCTCCTAATCAAACGAAACCTTCAAAAATATTGAGGGAGAGAAATAAGACTTCAGAACAAATGTTCCCtacacttaaaaataaatacggcTTCCTTAAATCCCTTGatg TATGTGTGGCCAAATCTCTTTGTGATCCAAAAGCGCTATGTTACCGCGAGAATTATCGTACAAAGAAGGAAGAACTGGCAAATATGCTCTACGAACTCTACAAtgagaaattatttcaaaacaaattagaTGTGCCACTTCAATGGAACAAGAAACTGTGCAATACAGCTGGAAGGTGTTTAAATAAGAAGAA AATGGGCACTCGAACAAGTGTTATAGAGTTGAGTGAAAAGGTTCTAACAAGTGCTGATCGTTTGCGTTGTACATTAATACATGAGTTGTGTCATGCTGCTACTTGGATATTTAATGGGGAAGGTGGTCATGGCAGTACTTGGAAGCAATg GGCGTTGAGAGCTAACGAGGTTTTTCCAGAAATTCCGAAGATCGGTGTGTGCCATCAGTATGATATCGAATATAAATACACTTACAAATGCACCTTATGCGGCGcaaa ATCGCACGCTCACTCAAAATCGAAGAAAGTAGAAAATATAAGATGTTCTTTTTGTCATGGTGCCAttgagatatttttaaataaaaaggataaagatGGCAATATTTTGCCCACACCAGTTCGCGAGCCAACGGGTTTTGCAAAGTTTGTCAAGGACAATTATAAACTATATAAACGCCCCGATCTCAAACATGCTGATGTTATGAAGAAATTAAGTACTGAATTCGCCTCTTTAAAAATACCAGAGTAA